The genomic DNA AATGTATGGAGGGAAAGAAATGCAAGAATTTACAGTACAATACGTAAATCAGTGGAGAAAGTCTGAGAAGATGTAGTTGCATATAGAAATGCACTAATTCATACTTTGTTTGTTGTAATTCTCTTTGTTGTTTGTAATTTtggtttattgtttgtttattagtcaaaaaaataaattgttttccAAACTTgtgagtttttttaatgaaatgacaataaactgtattttttttttaaaaacatagcATTTTATAAAGTGTTACCTATTTGACTGGCCAATGATGGAGGAGGATCGAAAAGTCAATAAAGATGTGAGCAGAGTGAAAAAAAGTGGTTTAATTGGAGAGAAtgacaattttaaaatgaagaagaaaatatatcataaaaatatttcactaaAAATCTCTTAAATTCAATTGACTAAAAGGGAAGTGGAGTTTATTTTTAACGgataaattcaatatatacataattaaaatatatatcagaaTAATATTCTATCTAAATTAAAatctcaataaaatatttaaaacaataatttaaaaaaaaatttaaatattgtttttatgcaAGTCTAATCTTGTAACATATTTAGAGGTTTATAGTGTCATTGTTTTggataaatgacaaatttagtacaatagtttaataattttgttaaatttacaaccctcttaatattttataacttaaaaacactatattaacttatttaacattattgtcaaatgttatttttttattatattattttaacataaaaaatacaaaaacataaatttatttatttaatactattGAACAAAAATAACTTAGTCCACcgtctcctcctcctcctctaaTATGGACAGTTTCTGAGCTAGTAACACCACCAGCTTTGCTTCTATTATGATGTAGTCCAAGTCTCTATCAAGTTTTCCATTAGGCAAGCAATCATCCAAAGCTCAGGAGAACAAAAGTGGTATTTCAAttgataagaaattaaaatatctaaccAACCAGTCTTGCAACTTCAACTATCtggagaataaaaaatatttacatacttaattttaattagttgttaaGTTCGAAAATAAtgtaaccatttttttttgttttatttactttttcataaaattcagattagataaatatttatttatattatatctttataatcaataatcaatatataaaatataacagaTTTAAGAATTAGAAGTGAACATCTTatacaattaatataatagcatcaaataatatttttattaaataaattttatattattataagttagaGATTTGGAAATAcaatataaaagttaattaaaatattttttcaattattgattaaaatatcatttatttaattactttaaatattattaattaattatattaaaataaaatatttaaaataatactattaattacttttttaacttttattttttaaatatttattttcttttcactgaattaaatatttatttttctattaaaagaCATAAAACTTATTCCAAATAATCTGACAATAGAAACTTAagtgatttgttttattttttttcgaaataatattttattgaattaccATAAAAAAGATTACGgctaaaaatacaaataacaatGACATCACGAATacgtacaaaaataaaaacaattaaataaaacataaaaaacaaaacaacaccatGAATAATTATTCATGGTATTCTAGATTGAATAGACAATTATAATGAGAATACAGTCATCACCTCTTcacctcttcagttcatcctCATTTATTACAAGAgaaaggggaaggggaagagaaAACAATCGGTTGAAACAACAGgtttgtatgaaaataaaaatcctaattgggataattatgatttgatacagtttgaaACAAAGaaatctctctttcttcttctttttttttgtatgttttgattgctactaattaGGTTCTTTAGAGTCGTTTAattgtcatcctttaatcatGGCTGAGATTTATATAGCTTTGATTTTTGactctcccacttttgggattttaataaaatggttataACCATTttccctaaaaaaaatattctagaTTGAGTTTTCGCCATGAACTCTACATTCTCGAGGGACATTTTGAGGTGCTCAATTGTTGACAACTCATCTTTTCTCTTGATCTTTCACAAAACCTTTGATCTTGCCCAACTTTTAAGGCTTGAGCAATTGCCTTTCCATGTTGCTTTTCGACCTATACTTGATCTTTCACCTGCATAAGTTGTGTATTGAGTTCTCTAGTTTTAGCGTCTATTAGTTGTTGGGTTAATGGGAGAGTCCAATTGAGGATGATGAACCAGGACTACCAAATAAATGGTGAGCTATTTCATCCACACTTGGATGACCAAACAAAAATACTTTGTTTCCTTGAGATAAAAAAGGTAGTAACATTTTGGCCTCATATAATGTGACTAGTTAGTTCACTGGATTTTTACAATATCCAGTTGGATGACTTGAAGGTTCTTTTCGTTCTACATTTTCGACGTGTTAAGTTTTTTACTTCCTATGCATGTCCTCATCATGATTAGATAGTTACAAATTATTGATGTGAAtcgtaatatataataaaaagaataagtgtgtttatgaataaattgaagaaaatctatttatagagttaaatatttaagaattgtATGTAccatgaaaaaaatttaaatgtgccatctaattttgtatattttattaaattaattcattcattcttttacaataattattttggaataaaaattattttatttcttatttttattatacatttcacacaaatagtttaaattaataataatgaaattatcaaaaaaaattattttcatgaaAGATACCATTATGGTGATTCGAGCATCTATTCcgtttacttttaattattgattaagttcaaaaattgataaattgatattaaaataatcGTAATCGTTCCTTTTCTCTGATCTATTATGTGAAgcaataataatgtaatagttCACTTTGTTCAATTTATTATCTTATACCACAATTAGTATATGACAACAAAATATggttaagataaataattttcttataatattagtttataaatttactCTACAGAATTACTTGATATTTTCGTAATTtgtagaaatattatatttttataaagttatataattaatgtaatgacctaattattattttttagtcatttatactaatattaatattattataatctaaataattaactatcaattatttgttaaaatataatttatttatagtaaataattaattaaattaatatttaattttattattaattaattatttcataatatttatattattatataataaatactatgtaatcattttacccaaataatatagtatacataaattttattttttctctaaataatCATAGATCTAACAAGCCTAATTGGAGAGACAAGATTATGAGCCAGCGCCAATGGCAACCTATAATcctaaaatcaatttttctcGGTCTCCTTTTGGGGATATCAAACCACTCTTCAAATAGTTTGggacttattttaaaattttatgtggGGTTTCACATTCATATTTTCACATCTAAGACATCAAATTTGAAGAAGGTACATATTGTGGCTCATCTAAGGATACAACATATCATCTACTCTCCTTTTGCGTCTTCTAACCCTATGTGTATTTTATTGTTTCGACTCTCTCGATCTCAATTTCAATCATTATCctctcaatttctctatgttGGGATCGGTGTCAACAACAACCAGTGGGATTTGAGTATTGTTGAACGACTATCGATTTCCAATTCGGTTTTTAACCCTGTTGGAGGTTAAGACATGTTTTTATTCTCGTGACAAATCTTCACGAGCTCTTGAATCAGATTCAAGTATGGAATAACTCACTGGATTTGAACCGTATTGAAGCATAATGAATAAGACATTAAGAAATGGACACAgatttgtttatagatgttagGAGAtaaaaactcttacgtcaccccttcttcttttACCAAAAGAATACAATAGAAGACTTTAACTTTTATAGCCTCTACACAACCTTGATCAGAAACCCATGACTTAACAATGGCTGTTCTGAACTTCTAAAtctcactctattgaacagacactctctgttcaacttataatgcTGAACATTCTTAACAAATATTACAACAATTTCACTCTCAGCTTATCTTAATGGAAAGTACATAGTATACGAATTACAATTGGGATAATGAGAGAGTAATCTTGAATAAAAGCGGTAATATATCCAACACCTTCTTGATTAAGatccacatatatatatgagtcaCAACCTCTTTGCATTCAATGATGGAGTGTTGTAGAGCTCCGCGTTCTGATGTAGCGTAGCTCTACTTCAGTGTTGTAGACGCATTTGATTATCGTAGCCCTACTTGAATGGCGTGTGACTATTGAGCTTTTTAGAAGGTTTGTATAAATGATACACGTTAATTAATGTAACGGTCGAATCTGAATATTAACATGTGGAATTATTCTGTTGATTATTGTGTGTGCTAATGTGACAGACTGTCGCTTGTCGGGTGATGAGTAGGGAAGATGAGCGGGTGTTGTTTTAGTCTTCTTTTAAAGCCTAGACGtctatgttagataaaatagagAGTTAAGTAGCaggtaattaaatatttgaagaacCTAACCAAATCCACCGTTTGTGCAGGAGATGCAGAATTTGGTCATatcctcaaaacaactttatcACTCTAGTCCGGTCGACCGATATTACAAAGGCGGTGCAAACCAGGATTATCTTATCAAAGTATCTATTCGACTATCTTTAAAACGAAACAAGTAGAGGATCGACTCGGCAGTGAAAATCGATTTTACCGCTCAGTTGTATGATCAGTAAACCTATCATTTATACCTCAAAGAGAAATCATCTTCTATTCTTCCTTAGTATGTTCGGTCCACCGATATTGAAAAGTCGGCGCAACCAGTGATCTTTTCGGTAAAATAATTGGTGCAATCCTAAGCTTCTATACAATACATAAAATGACCGACAGCTTGACCGATCAAATCAAAGATGTGGAATCAATCATATAGTAGGAGATTTAAATTGAGAACAActggaagtttccattttggTGTAATTCAGAATACTTTGGGAATATGCAGAAGGAAGCTTTCAAATATACAAACTGTTATTtccattttgatacaagtctgatgatagacATTGGGAAGCAAAACACTGCCAAAAGTGATcagatacctattttggtataagtccaacaaTAGTCCCCAAGGAGTAGGTATTTTTCAAACTACTTCAGATGATTAAATCAATAGAAGACAAACCTGCCGTCTAATATGTTTCTTGAGAAGTATCAAGCGCATTTAATGTCATGATGTACCTTCTTGACTGACCAATCAGAATCAAGGATTACCATGTAAGTATCCATTGAAtgagaaatatgactgttgtcatatttcattatttaagaGAATCTTGAAGAACAGCAGCAACATACCTAAAAGATATACCCAAGAAGATATACAAGACAGTGAGACAACATATTTTAGAATTGAATCAAAGCCTAAACTGTTCTTGTTTAGATACTGTCCAAAGTGCTAAGGATATTACAATTCCATTCATTTTGTGTAAGAAGTGAAAGTTGTATGTCAAtaacgagtagtaaataagccttggttatttgacgtattgtaaagtgtgttaaatattcttagtgaatatccttctcaatgtttgagaagaagggtgatgcaggagctttatctccgaacatccataaatcttgtattGTATTTCTTCTCCATTTCATACCCTTCTATTGCTGTCCAAtccgtgtgtgtgttgcttcaaatagaaacaaacatttttgTACTTGAACTTGGTTCAGGAGTTTTTGACgatttgtgtagtattgagaTCGATATCAACTTCTAACCGAGTTAGTATCAACCggcgtgttgtgtaagcgttcgaCCTAAAGAGACACCAAGTCTCTTTCGGCTATCCCGATCATAATagtctgctagcgcttcttcagactagaacGTCTGTTGAAGCCTTCACGTctactagcgcttcttcagaccagagcgtctgttgaagcctagacgtctgtTAGCGCTTCTTTAGACCATAGCGTCTattgaagcctagacgtctgcAAGCGCTTCTTAAGACTAGAGCGTTCTTTGAAACCTAGACATCTGTTTGCGCTTCTTCAGAATAGAGCGTTTGTTGAGTCCTAGACGTCTGCTCGTGTATTTTTTCAGACAACCCGTCTGATAAAGTTCAGACtatgtctgctcgcgcacttctttagacaacccgtctattGAGTCATACACGTCTTCTCACGCACTTCTTTAAACAGcccgtctgatgaagttcagaCTACGTCTTCTCGCGGACTtctttagacaacccgtctgatgAAATTCAGACTATGTCTGCTCGCTCTTTCTTTAGACTGCATCTAAAGACATACGTCTTTTGGGCAGTAGCTGCACAAAGGCaaattacacaacttagttCTTGTTCAGACCATAGTTATGTTTTGTTCAGATTACAACTTCGTTTTGTGCAGACCttatcattaaaactatgtcatattgaattaaacttatttacctaagtttattaagatgtttttccttaactaattatttctcttttaattagttttcctttttctttatttaatttaatctaacattcTATTAATATGCTTTTGATAACTGAATTTACATTAAGTTATGTTTCAACAAtacattgtttattttattcccTCTGTTCTTAGTCTTTCAAGTTAAGTTTTTATTACGACTTAGGTATTAGATTGAATTCAGGAACCACTTACCCATTTGGTGTATAGTTCTTATGTAAGTGTTTTGCTCTCTATAGATTCATTCAAATTAGGGCTCATTTGAAATGATGTTTGGAGAACTATAtgtaaattatcttttaaatttgtgTAATTGGGTTTGTGTTTGCAAATCATGTTTCATCATTATTCGTTACTATCTACACTCAATTGGAAAAACTTGTCTAAGATATTCTTCCATCCACAATGGTTATATTAAGTATTatgaatagaaaatgaaaaagaataattaaatcattGATATATAGTATGAGGAAACGGGTCAAACCTATATGTATTAATCTAaactatatttatcattttattccTTCATACCTATatgaattgaattaatattaggTTTTTACATTCCTATatgaattgaattaatattaggTTTTTACATTccaaactaaatattaattatatttttttaaactgtgaacttaatattattcaataatattgtttattttattataattaattcaattattttagttgtatttaattaaaaaaaatgtaaaagtgaattaaatataaattgtatttatttatttttatatttatataaaaaatattctaatatgttaatttaattaaaaaaaagtgttttttatAATCCATACCAAATAAGATGacattataaaaacataaaatgtcTCATAAAATCTTTGACATCATTTTTCATATGCAAGCTTGGATTATAATGAAACAagcttactaaataaataaaaaacaatagtacaagttttataatttatcataactagagatgacattcaaaataaTAGACATATACTTagatttaatcttaattaactcaaataatatcatttgagaaatccaataataatttaaaaactttcttAGTAAGAAgtcaatatttaattattaaaagtttaaacctaaaataagaaaaaataaaaaagaattcacAATAAACTTCACAAATCTTAATCaaaatctaatataaaaacttaatagAGTATATTCAACAACATCATAATAAAGTAGATATTTCACCTCATCAAGAAATATCTAGGTGAAATATCTAGAAGTTGATTTAATCTTACAAAGCAAAAATGAAGCTCATTTATGATCCTCATACGACCAAACATTTGCGTGTGTCGTCTTGATTGAATTTCCACGCTAGAGAagtatcaaattttttattgtcCGACCATCCCCTTGCATTTAATTTAACGTGCAATActaattttgaattgaataattatttaagataatttaatccaattattttaagAGTCATAGTGCTTTTCTAGAAGACCATTAGGATTAATATGGTAAAACTTATAACAATTATAATTGAGTCCTACGAGGAAACAAACtaagagtttataaattatatcaaagaAAATGATtgttattcattaattattaattattaatagatataaatattaattaatataatattgatttataaaattaaataatatatacataattaaaaagatttaattattgaattaagatttaaaaataatattatttatttatgaagtaaataatataattaaatagtttaattatggtGTTaagatttaaaagaatatatattatttatatatgaaataatataatatataattaaaagttaactaaaaaatgatttacaatattttgtatattatcttcttaaatatttataaagatattGAGACCAAATGAGGGAGAATAAAATATGTGTGGTTGAATAATTACtttataaaatgtaattaagagaaaaaacagaaaattacttttcaaaattaatgagGGAAAGAAAACTATCATCTTTATAATCAAGCCATCTCTATTGCTTCTTGGTAGGTATTCAAAGGAAAGGGAATCTAACCAGCAACACATGAGAATCTCATTTCCAACGATATCATCAGGCCTACTCATTTCACACATAAACATGTAATTCTCTATTAACTAAGTAATAACTATCTAATCAATtatcatgaaaaataaataattgttaatttgtaaccgattttaattcaaaatttatgataataaagataggaaattaaaataagatttttatttattaaaataaaaaattatattttaaattaagatatttttatatattatgatatactttataaaattttgaatttagcattaaagTGTATTCTATGGTTGGAGATCAAAAAAAGATGAGATCTTTAACTATAATGAAGATTGAGATAttcgattatttattttacgataaaaatgtgacattatcgttttatttttttttctcaatagtTTTTTCTCATCGAATCACATAAAACTTAATCGATAATAgtatgaaaacaaaaaaaaatattaaaatacaaaaaatatggttacaaacacataaataaattaaaataaaattcataacacAAACATgaatcaaaacaataacaattaaaattataataaataaaaacaacaagataaatttattaataacttatcacaataataattatttacccTAAACAAGTTTGAGTTTAGGGGTTAGAAAACTCCAACAACTTTTGGGTCACAATGGCATTTAAATTCAATAGAGACATCTTGAGATGTTCAAGTTGTTGATAACTCATCTCTTTATTCGATCTCTCCCACCATCTTTGATCCTGCCCAACTTTCTTGTCGTGATTTATCTGCTTCGCATGCTGCTCCTCAACCTCCATCAATTCCTCAACCTGCATCACGTTAGCATTTAGTTCCCTAATGTTTGATGACCGATAAGATTCAATCATTTGTTGAGTTTCACAGGAAAGCCCCGTCGGAGAGGATGAACCAAATAATCGCCCAACTATTTCATCTACATTGGGATGATTGGGATGACCGTAGGAGAACACTCTGTTTGTTGGTGAAAATACTAGAAGTAAAACTTCAGCCCCACATAGTGTGATAAGCTCGTTGAATTTCTTGAAAAGCCCACTTTTTCTTTTACAGAATGTCACCTTAAGATTACTCTCGTTCTTCATTTTGGCCATGGTGATTCTTTGACGCCCTTTGTTTGTTTTGACCATGAttagataaagataaaacacgggagatataatatgtaatgaatagataaaatgtttaatttttcttaGATTAGAGGAgtctatttatagatttaagtaaACAAAATTCGCATAGGAACATTATGAATATtcatagaaagaaagaaatctaattaattgatatctaaatatctttctaaattcattaattaatttttttattatatattacaaaataaaaatatttcaatgtcctaatttgattatagataaatagaaaattttaaataattaaataattatattgttatttaaaaataatatttacatactttattttaattagttgttaaattttgataataatataaacaattatttttgttttatttatttt from Impatiens glandulifera chromosome 9, dImpGla2.1, whole genome shotgun sequence includes the following:
- the LOC124915864 gene encoding agamous-like MADS-box protein AGL62 → MAKMKNESNLKVTFCKRKSGLFKKFNELITLCGAEVLLLVFSPTNRVFSYGHPNHPNVDEIVGRLFGSSSPTGLSCETQQMIESYRSSNIRELNANVMQVEELMEVEEQHAKQINHDKKVGQDQRWWERSNKEMSYQQLEHLKMSLLNLNAIVTQKLLEFSNP